A genome region from Nocardiopsis exhalans includes the following:
- the nirB gene encoding nitrite reductase large subunit NirB: MEELVVIGNGMVGHRLVEALRDRDTAHHWHITVVGEEPRTAYDRVALSTYLDGASAQDLSLGDLRGPGVDVHVSEQATAIDRAARTVTTASGRVLPYDRLVLATGSTPFVPPIPGHDLPGCHVYRTIEDLDDLTADAENAKTGVVIGGGLLGLEAANALRLLGVSAHVVELAPHLMPAQIDQGAGALLQNLVTDLGVNVHTGTASTAVQAGPDGRAARLALADGNHLDADMVVFSVGIRPRDDLARGAGLTVGERGGIVIDDTCTTSDAHIHAIGEAAHHRGTVYGLIAPGNAMAEVLADRLVGGAATFTGADTSTKLKLLGVDVASFGDAHGRTPGALDVVVNDAASGRYAKLVLSDDATTLLGGILVGDASAYATLRPLVGSPLPGAPLALITPDGEGLSADALPDSAQICSCNAVTKGEVSEAIACGAHDVAELKSCTRAGTSCGSCVPMLKQILTQAGITQSKALCEHFTQSRTELLEIIRATGTTTFSALIDAHGTGHGCDICKPAVASILASLGGGHILDGESATLQDTNDRYLANLQRNGTYSVVPRIPGGEITPDKLIVIGEVARDFDLYTKITGGQRIDLFGARLEQLPAIWTRLVEAGFESGHAYGKSLRTVKSCVGTTWCRYGVQDSVGLAIRLEERYRGLRSPHKLKSAVSGCARECAEARGKDFGIIATETGWNLYVGGNGGFTPRHAQLLAGDLDEDTLIRYIDRFLMFYIRTADRLQRTAPWIEAMEGGLDHLREVVVNDSLGIAQELEEAMAQHVDSYTDEWAAVLNDPDKLARFESFTNAPTTPDPTISFTTTRDQPVPGAPTPLGMPTPRTSKESTR, encoded by the coding sequence ATGGAAGAACTCGTCGTCATCGGCAACGGCATGGTCGGCCACCGGCTCGTCGAGGCCCTCCGCGACCGCGACACCGCCCACCACTGGCACATCACCGTGGTGGGCGAGGAACCCCGCACCGCCTACGACCGCGTCGCCCTGTCCACCTACCTCGACGGCGCCAGCGCCCAGGACCTGTCCCTGGGCGACCTGCGCGGCCCCGGCGTGGACGTGCACGTGTCCGAACAGGCCACCGCCATCGACCGCGCCGCACGCACCGTCACCACCGCCTCCGGCCGCGTCCTGCCCTACGACCGCCTGGTCCTGGCCACCGGATCCACCCCCTTCGTGCCCCCCATCCCCGGCCACGACCTGCCCGGCTGCCACGTCTACCGCACCATCGAGGACCTGGACGACCTGACCGCCGACGCCGAGAACGCCAAGACCGGCGTGGTCATCGGCGGCGGACTCCTCGGACTGGAAGCGGCCAACGCCCTGCGCCTGCTGGGTGTGAGCGCCCACGTCGTCGAACTCGCACCCCACCTGATGCCCGCCCAGATCGACCAGGGCGCCGGAGCCCTGCTGCAGAACCTGGTCACCGACCTGGGCGTGAACGTGCACACCGGCACCGCCTCCACCGCCGTCCAAGCAGGCCCCGACGGTCGCGCCGCCCGCCTGGCCCTGGCCGACGGCAACCACCTGGACGCCGACATGGTCGTCTTCTCCGTGGGCATCCGCCCCCGCGACGACCTGGCCCGCGGCGCCGGACTCACCGTGGGCGAACGCGGCGGCATCGTCATCGACGACACCTGCACCACCAGCGACGCCCACATCCACGCCATCGGCGAAGCCGCCCACCACCGCGGCACCGTCTACGGACTCATCGCCCCCGGCAACGCCATGGCCGAGGTCCTGGCCGACCGACTTGTGGGCGGAGCGGCCACCTTCACCGGCGCCGACACCTCCACCAAACTCAAACTCCTGGGCGTGGACGTGGCCAGCTTCGGCGACGCCCACGGCCGCACCCCCGGCGCCCTGGACGTGGTCGTCAACGACGCCGCCAGCGGCCGCTACGCCAAACTCGTCCTCTCCGACGACGCCACCACCCTGCTGGGCGGCATCCTGGTCGGCGACGCCTCCGCCTACGCCACCCTGCGCCCCCTGGTCGGCTCGCCCCTGCCCGGCGCCCCCCTGGCCCTGATCACCCCCGACGGCGAAGGGCTCAGCGCCGACGCCTTGCCCGACTCCGCACAGATCTGCTCGTGCAACGCCGTCACCAAGGGCGAGGTCAGCGAGGCCATCGCCTGCGGCGCCCACGACGTGGCCGAACTCAAGTCCTGCACCCGGGCCGGCACCAGCTGCGGCTCGTGCGTGCCCATGCTCAAGCAGATCCTCACCCAGGCCGGCATCACCCAGTCCAAGGCCCTGTGCGAACACTTCACCCAGTCGCGCACCGAACTACTGGAGATCATCCGCGCCACCGGCACCACGACCTTCTCCGCGCTGATCGACGCACACGGCACCGGACACGGCTGCGACATCTGCAAGCCCGCGGTGGCCTCGATCCTGGCCTCCCTGGGCGGCGGCCACATCCTGGACGGGGAGAGCGCCACCCTGCAGGACACCAACGACCGCTACCTGGCCAACCTGCAGCGCAACGGCACCTACTCGGTGGTGCCGCGCATCCCCGGCGGCGAGATCACCCCCGACAAGCTCATCGTGATCGGCGAGGTCGCCCGCGACTTCGACCTCTACACCAAGATCACCGGCGGCCAGCGCATCGACCTGTTCGGCGCCCGCCTGGAACAGCTGCCCGCCATCTGGACCCGCCTGGTCGAGGCCGGGTTCGAGTCCGGCCACGCCTACGGAAAGTCCCTGCGCACGGTGAAGTCGTGTGTGGGCACCACCTGGTGCCGCTACGGCGTCCAGGACTCCGTCGGACTGGCCATCCGCCTGGAGGAGCGCTACCGGGGCCTGCGCTCACCCCACAAACTCAAGTCCGCCGTCTCCGGGTGCGCCCGTGAGTGCGCCGAGGCCCGCGGCAAGGACTTCGGCATCATCGCCACCGAGACCGGCTGGAACCTGTACGTGGGAGGCAACGGCGGCTTCACCCCTCGCCACGCCCAGCTGCTCGCCGGTGACCTGGACGAGGACACCCTCATCCGCTACATCGACCGCTTCCTGATGTTCTACATCCGCACCGCCGACCGCCTCCAGCGCACCGCGCCCTGGATCGAGGCCATGGAGGGCGGCCTGGACCACCTGCGCGAGGTCGTGGTCAACGACAGCCTGGGCATCGCCCAGGAACTGGAGGAAGCCATGGCCCAGCACGTGGACTCCTACACCGACGAATGGGCGGCCGTGCTGAACGACCCCGACAAGCTCGCCCGCTTCGAGTCCTTCACCAACGCCCCCACCACCCCCGACCCCACCATCAGCTTCACCACCACCCGCGACCAGCCCGTGCCCGGCGCCCCCACCCCACTGGGCATGCCCACCCCCCGCACCAGCAAGGAGAGCACCCGATGA
- the nirD gene encoding nitrite reductase small subunit NirD, whose translation MSVLAHTTTQESSETTTGWIHACPQHRLEPGIGLAVLLPDGHQVALFTTRDHHLYAVDNLDPHTGATVISRGIVGDRAGEPTVASPMLKHVFSLTTGQSLDTPDVRLNTWPVRVDGENVQIATTPHPTQNASDPAQSTTRAEQGTP comes from the coding sequence ATGAGCGTCCTCGCCCACACCACCACCCAGGAGTCGAGCGAAACCACCACCGGCTGGATCCACGCCTGCCCCCAGCACCGCCTCGAACCCGGCATCGGCCTGGCCGTCCTACTGCCCGACGGCCACCAGGTCGCCCTCTTCACCACCCGCGACCACCACCTGTACGCCGTGGACAACCTCGACCCGCACACCGGCGCCACCGTCATCTCCCGCGGCATCGTCGGCGACCGCGCCGGAGAACCCACCGTGGCCTCACCCATGCTCAAGCACGTGTTCTCCCTGACCACCGGCCAGAGCCTGGACACCCCCGACGTGCGCCTGAACACCTGGCCGGTACGCGTGGACGGCGAGAACGTACAGATCGCCACCACCCCGCACCCCACCCAGAACGCTTCCGACCCCGCCCAGAGCACCACACGCGCCGAACAGGGGACCCCATGA
- a CDS encoding uroporphyrinogen-III synthase: protein MTTAVPASPTTSEATTAPLAGFTVAVTAARRAEELTALLHRKGAQVIAAPALRIVPLSDDQRLASVSEQLTRTPADVVIATTGIGFRGWVEACETWGMAEPLLTSMKSSRLLARGPKAKGAIRAAGLNEEWSPPSESSAEVLDYLLEHGVQGLRVAIQLHGEPLPDFTAALRLAGAEVIEVPVYRWTQPEQTEPLDRLIEAVTTGGVDAVTFTSAPAAAGLLARAHTTGQQHALIGALRGHVLCLCVGPVTARPLMAHDIPTVWPDRARIGAQVRKLTEELPARFPTLNVAGHRLRLRGHAVLVDGTVHTLSPTLMRLMRALAHRPGQVRDRAHLLTCLGEDADAHAVETAVARLRTALGDPKIIQTVVKRGYRLALDSHPC from the coding sequence ATGACCACTGCCGTGCCCGCCTCACCGACCACCAGCGAGGCCACCACCGCACCCCTGGCCGGGTTCACCGTCGCCGTCACCGCCGCCCGCCGCGCCGAGGAACTCACCGCCCTGCTCCACCGCAAGGGCGCCCAGGTCATCGCCGCACCCGCCCTGCGCATCGTCCCCTTGAGCGACGACCAACGCCTGGCCTCGGTCTCCGAACAACTCACCCGCACCCCCGCCGACGTCGTCATCGCCACCACCGGCATCGGCTTCCGCGGCTGGGTCGAGGCCTGCGAAACCTGGGGCATGGCCGAACCCCTCCTGACCAGCATGAAATCCTCACGCCTGCTCGCCCGCGGCCCCAAAGCCAAAGGCGCCATCCGCGCCGCCGGACTCAACGAGGAATGGTCCCCACCCTCAGAATCCTCCGCCGAAGTCCTGGACTACCTCCTCGAACACGGCGTCCAAGGCCTACGCGTGGCCATCCAACTCCACGGCGAACCCCTACCCGACTTCACCGCCGCCCTACGCCTGGCCGGAGCCGAAGTCATCGAGGTCCCTGTCTACCGCTGGACCCAACCCGAACAGACCGAACCCCTGGACCGCCTCATCGAGGCCGTCACCACCGGGGGAGTGGACGCCGTCACCTTCACCAGCGCCCCGGCCGCCGCCGGACTCCTCGCCCGCGCCCACACCACCGGCCAACAACACGCCCTCATCGGCGCCCTGCGCGGCCACGTGCTCTGCCTGTGCGTGGGACCGGTCACCGCACGCCCCCTGATGGCCCACGACATCCCCACCGTGTGGCCCGACCGCGCACGCATCGGCGCCCAGGTCCGCAAACTCACCGAAGAACTCCCCGCCCGCTTCCCCACCCTCAACGTGGCCGGACACCGCCTACGGCTGCGCGGCCACGCCGTCCTGGTCGACGGCACCGTCCACACCCTCTCGCCCACCCTGATGCGCCTGATGCGCGCCCTGGCCCACCGCCCCGGCCAGGTCCGCGACCGCGCCCACCTGCTCACCTGCCTGGGCGAGGACGCCGACGCCCACGCCGTCGAAACGGCCGTGGCCCGTCTGCGCACCGCCCTGGGCGACCCCAAGATCATCCAAACGGTCGTCAAACGCGGCTACCGCCTGGCCCTGGACTCCCACCCATGCTGA
- a CDS encoding sirohydrochlorin chelatase: protein MLNPTLLLVMHGTRSPRGTAIAHSLALRVAEVTHRPTRLAFADVTHPNVTEVAAETPGPLVVVPAFLASGYHVRTDIPDQLLQAGRTDAVITPALGEHPALLATALRRLTQAGYQSGDALILACAGTSDPHAQAELDQAAQRLSQRTGEPVHLAYAATSTPSVADKVAELRAAGHRRVSVATWLLAPGLFHDRLKESGADAVAAPLCPDRAVAHAVADRYLRAAVPQPART from the coding sequence ATGCTGAACCCCACCCTGCTGCTGGTCATGCACGGCACCCGCTCACCCCGCGGCACCGCCATCGCCCACTCCCTGGCCCTGCGCGTGGCCGAGGTGACCCACCGCCCCACCCGCCTGGCCTTCGCCGACGTCACCCACCCCAACGTCACCGAGGTCGCCGCCGAAACCCCCGGCCCTTTGGTCGTGGTGCCCGCCTTCCTGGCCTCGGGCTACCACGTACGCACCGACATCCCCGACCAACTCCTCCAGGCGGGCCGCACCGACGCCGTCATCACCCCGGCCCTGGGCGAGCACCCCGCCCTGCTGGCCACCGCCCTACGCCGCCTCACCCAGGCCGGGTACCAGAGCGGCGACGCCCTGATCCTGGCGTGCGCGGGCACCTCCGACCCCCACGCCCAGGCCGAACTCGACCAGGCCGCCCAGCGCCTGTCCCAACGCACGGGCGAGCCCGTCCACCTGGCCTACGCCGCCACCAGCACCCCTTCGGTGGCCGACAAGGTCGCCGAACTCCGCGCTGCGGGCCATCGCCGCGTCAGCGTGGCCACCTGGCTGCTGGCACCGGGCCTGTTCCACGACCGTCTCAAGGAATCGGGCGCCGACGCGGTCGCCGCGCCCCTGTGCCCGGACCGGGCCGTGGCCCACGCGGTGGCCGACCGCTACCTGCGCGCCGCTGTTCCCCAGCCCGCCCGTACCTGA
- a CDS encoding Scr1 family TA system antitoxin-like transcriptional regulator — protein sequence MPAPIQVWRSSKAWSAARRQLSLVTGLVESGRVTLQLIPMDTPPHPGTSGPFKLITTKSLPDVMFAESAREGQIVTNTTETANWRMQFAALQSAAMGPEATLTRLKAELRKLDDE from the coding sequence TTGCCCGCACCTATCCAGGTGTGGAGGTCCTCGAAGGCGTGGTCGGCGGCGCGCAGGCAGCTGTCGCTGGTCACTGGGTTGGTGGAGAGTGGCAGGGTCACCTTGCAGCTGATCCCCATGGACACACCCCCACACCCCGGGACCTCTGGTCCCTTTAAGCTGATCACCACGAAGTCTCTCCCGGATGTCATGTTTGCCGAAAGCGCCCGTGAGGGCCAGATCGTCACCAACACCACGGAGACAGCGAACTGGCGGATGCAGTTCGCCGCCCTGCAGAGCGCGGCGATGGGGCCTGAAGCCACCTTGACGAGGCTGAAGGCGGAGCTTAGGAAGTTGGACGATGAGTAA
- a CDS encoding DUF397 domain-containing protein, translating to MSKSTWHKSTYSDGGANCVEARQGAAGADVRDTQNREAGHLSFASQEWAALLCGVRSQAR from the coding sequence ATGAGTAAATCCACCTGGCACAAGAGCACCTACTCCGACGGTGGGGCCAACTGTGTGGAGGCTCGGCAGGGCGCTGCTGGTGCGGATGTGCGTGACACCCAGAACCGCGAGGCCGGGCATCTGAGCTTCGCTTCGCAGGAGTGGGCGGCTCTGCTCTGCGGGGTGCGTTCCCAGGCCCGTTGA
- a CDS encoding helix-turn-helix domain-containing protein, protein MESTLTHPSSTSETPNPIGFSPSRKRPPGAFKGIGFILAIWVQQIFSKGLLPSLRSLAALMAIANAVDADGRWCFFFLENLAQRCGKLSVSSLKRGIEDLVEAGIVRKLTRSETIDFFAEDIKRGRSVYQLPCVLELLIPAEDYPELVLADINACRAKLGEEPLNAHNRPSLKRTGTPAQIGRAPSSDWSTDSSPGDCSDTEADGSVRGTSSTGEQTRQKPRGGLFGIIDRIPNIFLANPVADRERLALAVEKLLRQGLGEAEVRALLWGMERLRRPFPALMRRLCDMSAAHRYLSGALGRGVHGPSLPTPSWPVLGQSAPDTQPEQFPVDHQGKATGTCPEHKSTRNVPGGTCSICGRLCRSEPGQLLPEAVAELNASPPGVLLPKPPEPAPPEDAALDPQTLGRMAVSLNGTGSTPAEEPVLKGGLWLRAGSELAPNAQVLAAWARERIKQAPKPTAPDAPAGEPVIHSPARPPWRHGRVLVSS, encoded by the coding sequence GTGGAGTCTACCCTCACGCACCCCTCAAGCACATCCGAAACTCCGAATCCGATCGGGTTCTCTCCGTCCCGCAAGCGTCCCCCTGGTGCGTTCAAGGGGATCGGGTTCATCCTCGCCATCTGGGTTCAGCAGATCTTCAGCAAGGGTCTACTGCCCTCGCTGCGCTCGCTGGCGGCGCTGATGGCCATCGCCAACGCGGTCGACGCCGACGGCCGGTGGTGTTTCTTCTTCCTGGAGAACCTGGCCCAACGCTGCGGCAAGCTGAGCGTCAGCAGTCTCAAGCGCGGCATCGAGGACTTGGTCGAGGCGGGTATCGTCCGCAAGCTCACGCGCTCGGAGACCATCGATTTCTTCGCCGAGGACATCAAGCGCGGCCGCTCTGTGTATCAGCTGCCGTGTGTGCTGGAGCTTCTCATCCCGGCTGAGGACTACCCCGAGTTGGTGCTCGCAGACATCAACGCCTGCCGCGCCAAACTGGGGGAGGAACCTCTCAACGCGCACAATCGACCCTCGTTGAAGCGCACCGGCACCCCAGCTCAGATTGGTCGGGCCCCCAGTTCAGATTGGTCTACAGACTCTTCCCCTGGGGACTGTTCTGATACCGAGGCGGATGGTTCCGTCCGTGGCACCTCAAGCACAGGAGAGCAAACCCGACAAAAGCCCAGGGGTGGCCTCTTCGGGATTATTGATCGAATTCCGAACATATTTTTGGCCAACCCGGTGGCGGACCGGGAGCGGTTGGCGCTGGCGGTGGAAAAGCTCCTGCGCCAGGGGTTGGGTGAGGCCGAGGTGCGGGCGCTGCTGTGGGGGATGGAGCGGTTGCGGCGCCCCTTCCCGGCGCTGATGCGGCGGCTGTGCGACATGAGCGCCGCGCATCGCTACCTGAGCGGCGCTCTGGGCCGAGGCGTCCACGGACCAAGCCTGCCCACCCCGTCATGGCCGGTGCTGGGCCAGAGCGCCCCGGACACCCAGCCGGAGCAGTTCCCGGTGGACCACCAGGGCAAGGCCACCGGCACCTGCCCCGAGCACAAGAGCACGCGCAACGTCCCCGGTGGCACCTGCTCGATCTGCGGGCGGCTGTGCCGATCGGAGCCCGGCCAGCTCCTGCCCGAAGCCGTGGCGGAACTCAACGCATCACCCCCGGGCGTGTTGCTGCCAAAGCCCCCGGAGCCCGCCCCACCAGAGGATGCCGCCTTGGACCCGCAGACGTTGGGACGCATGGCCGTCTCCCTGAACGGCACCGGGAGCACCCCTGCCGAGGAGCCGGTCCTCAAGGGCGGCCTGTGGCTCCGCGCCGGCTCGGAGCTGGCGCCCAACGCCCAAGTCCTGGCTGCCTGGGCCCGGGAGCGGATCAAGCAGGCCCCCAAGCCCACCGCCCCCGACGCCCCCGCAGGAGAGCCAGTTATCCACAGCCCTGCCCGCCCACCGTGGCGGCACGGGCGAGTTTTGGTGTCTTCCTGA
- a CDS encoding protein phosphatase: protein MLSAPTPSRPVEEPTHDRAVGALLGAVAAAALVGAPTALSHRFTTTALAPATPGRGARGEAALLAHLTRTALTTTPASAPRTNAAATAPLTPAHDPAAGVADPVHRAWVRVLGSLVATGAAPTTEPELEHTTNDDPLGASWQALTRTPEPAHDPAQSSFACAHLVEAVWSAYHACGDLAAMYAGALAGARWGCSALPLQALRRLSEHTDPHALTSAALVALQGPHPDRWPQRPIRDRPGQRLPPFAVPHPLDPQVLLGNLDYLRTHPGSVDAAVSLCRTHPSDAPHLAGPDWVRVWLHDTPGKNSNLHFTLDEAAAAVAGLRAEGKRVLLHCWAGASRTPAVAARYASAALGAPPLASMTTLIHAVGGHLDNPTLSRAVAELSGLELPDPAAALFPQGLPPRRPELRKVKVSG, encoded by the coding sequence GTGCTCTCAGCACCCACCCCCTCGCGCCCTGTCGAAGAGCCCACCCACGACCGCGCCGTCGGCGCCCTGCTGGGCGCGGTGGCCGCCGCTGCCCTGGTCGGCGCCCCCACCGCCCTGTCCCACCGTTTCACCACCACCGCCCTCGCACCGGCCACCCCCGGTCGGGGCGCTCGGGGCGAAGCCGCGCTGCTGGCCCACCTGACCCGCACCGCTCTGACCACCACCCCTGCCAGCGCCCCGAGGACCAACGCGGCCGCCACCGCGCCCCTCACCCCGGCCCACGATCCCGCTGCCGGTGTGGCCGATCCGGTGCACCGTGCCTGGGTGCGGGTGCTGGGCTCGCTGGTGGCGACCGGGGCTGCGCCCACCACCGAACCCGAGCTGGAGCACACCACCAACGACGACCCTCTGGGCGCCTCCTGGCAGGCCCTGACCCGCACCCCCGAGCCCGCGCACGATCCCGCGCAGAGCTCTTTTGCTTGCGCGCACCTGGTGGAGGCCGTCTGGTCGGCCTACCACGCCTGCGGTGACCTGGCCGCGATGTACGCCGGAGCCCTGGCCGGGGCGCGGTGGGGGTGCTCGGCCCTTCCCCTGCAGGCCCTGCGCAGGCTGAGTGAACACACCGATCCCCACGCGCTGACCAGCGCCGCCCTGGTCGCGTTGCAGGGCCCTCATCCCGATCGGTGGCCCCAGCGGCCCATCCGGGACCGGCCCGGACAGCGCCTGCCGCCCTTCGCCGTGCCCCACCCGTTGGACCCCCAGGTGCTGCTCGGAAACCTGGACTACCTGCGCACCCACCCGGGCAGTGTGGACGCGGCCGTCTCGCTGTGCCGCACCCACCCCAGCGACGCACCCCACCTGGCCGGACCGGACTGGGTTCGGGTGTGGCTGCACGACACCCCCGGCAAGAACTCCAACCTGCACTTCACCCTGGACGAGGCCGCCGCGGCGGTGGCGGGTCTGCGGGCGGAGGGCAAGCGGGTACTGCTGCACTGCTGGGCGGGTGCCTCGCGCACCCCGGCCGTGGCCGCCCGCTATGCCAGCGCCGCCCTGGGAGCGCCGCCCCTGGCCAGCATGACCACACTCATCCACGCGGTGGGCGGGCACCTGGACAACCCCACCCTGTCCAGGGCGGTGGCCGAGCTCAGCGGTCTGGAACTGCCCGATCCGGCGGCGGCCCTGTTCCCCCAAGGGCTTCCCCCGCGCCGCCCTGAGCTGCGCAAAGTCAAGGTCAGCGGGTGA
- a CDS encoding septal ring lytic transglycosylase RlpA family protein encodes MGKHEPQIPPADGPQAQYEGEYGAATEAAHAVGPRQAAARSRSRKKRALVVASAASLTLVVGGTAAAAVIVSGGDPHSATSAAGIPQAQTQTLSVEDIEEAPEPAQDAQERSQAAAPQSLTATGSGIREEPEPEPEEEPESEAPSSDSAASEGTGQGGTCEASFYGDGFHGATTANGETFDTYGMTAAHKTLPFNTMVKVTNPNNGKSVTVRINDRGPFIAGRCLDLSTAAFDEIIGTGAGVGTVAWEVVG; translated from the coding sequence GTGGGCAAACACGAGCCCCAGATCCCACCCGCTGACGGCCCCCAGGCCCAGTACGAAGGCGAGTACGGAGCGGCCACCGAGGCCGCGCACGCCGTGGGCCCGCGCCAGGCCGCGGCGCGCTCACGCTCGCGCAAAAAGCGCGCCCTGGTCGTGGCCTCGGCCGCCAGCCTGACCCTGGTCGTGGGCGGCACCGCGGCAGCGGCCGTCATCGTCTCGGGCGGCGATCCGCACAGCGCCACCAGCGCAGCCGGGATCCCGCAGGCCCAGACCCAGACCCTGAGCGTGGAGGACATCGAGGAGGCCCCCGAGCCGGCCCAGGACGCCCAGGAGCGCTCCCAGGCCGCGGCGCCCCAGTCACTGACCGCCACGGGCTCGGGCATCCGCGAGGAACCCGAACCCGAACCCGAGGAGGAGCCCGAATCCGAGGCCCCCTCCAGCGACTCGGCCGCCTCCGAAGGCACCGGCCAGGGCGGCACCTGTGAAGCCTCCTTCTACGGCGACGGCTTCCACGGCGCCACCACCGCCAACGGCGAAACCTTCGACACCTACGGCATGACGGCCGCGCACAAGACGCTGCCCTTCAACACCATGGTCAAGGTGACCAACCCCAACAACGGCAAGTCGGTGACGGTACGCATCAACGACCGCGGCCCCTTCATCGCCGGTCGCTGCCTGGACCTGTCCACCGCCGCCTTCGACGAGATCATCGGCACCGGCGCCGGTGTGGGCACCGTCGCCTGGGAGGTCGTGGGATAG